In the Purpureocillium takamizusanense chromosome 5, complete sequence genome, one interval contains:
- a CDS encoding uncharacterized protein (COG:S~EggNog:ENOG503P1ZR): protein MMTAARHQQHPPQLPVLSATDTFDPDEVVPRDSPLMQALRPKLELSPSPPPDIPPAQVSLSPPPIDDFFTSNRSKIRPDSGVAVLVSYLDNGRRPELARVAGAQALPDAEEDVGDDLLRRHSSPGPVESPRTRDIASGARPGMMGPTLQHMAADALQVVSKEPRCPPAPRETLDISASTRHLSISDDRPKNVAAYASSREQQRPPVRLNTEARSPPAMLTPASGELPPLQMDSPRSESNGQSLPSIRSTLGDIKHIPSEPPTPADNEISGLHSAGASFARSPPMSRPRLPLMATSHASPPISPNEVYQRSLPSPHSLPASSPYYYQANGVSHRPSVEYSTSGTGETPSTDHSASTPATVASVVDRMSIDGITNPPLGIFVCSFAGCNAPPFQTQYLLNSHANVHSSARPHYCPVKGCSRSEGGKGFKRKNEMIRHGLVHESPGYVCPFCPDREHKYPRPDNLQRHVRVHHVDKDKDDPLLREVLAQRPDGPNRGRRRRGVPA from the exons ATGATGACGGCCGCTCGGCATCAGCAACATCCGCCACAGCTCCCAGTCCTCTCGGCCACCGACACCTTTGACCCCGATGAAGTAGTCCCCCGGGACAGTCCCCTCATGCAAGCCCTGCGTCCCAAACTCGAACTGTCGCCGAGTCCGCCGCCGGATATACCACCGGCCCAAGTCAGTCTcagccctcctcccatcGACGACTTCTTCACCTCTAATCGGTCAAAGATCCGCCCTGATTCCGGagtcgccgtcctcgtgTCCTACTTGGACAATGGCCGCCGTCCGGAACTGGCACGGGTTGCTGGTGCTCAGGCCCTAccagacgccgaggaggatgtcGGTGACGACTTATTACGTCGTCATTCATCCCCAGGACCCGTCGAGTCGCCCCGGACCAGGGATATCGCCTCCGGAGCGAGACCTGGCATGATGGGTCCGACGCTGCAGCACATGGCCGCAGATGCGCTCCAGGTCGTATCTAAGGAGCCTCGGTGCCCTCCCGCGCCTCGAGAAACGCTGGACATATCGGCATCAACTCGTCACTTGTCCATCAGCGATGACCGACCCAAAAACGTCGCAGCTTACGCTTCATCCAGGGAACAACAAAGACCCCCTGTACGCTTAAACACAGAGGCCAGGTCGCCACCGGCAATGCTAACCCCTGCGAGCGGCGagcttcctcctctccaGATGGACTCCCCCAGGTCAGAGTCGAACGGACAGAGCTTGCCTTCTATCCGCTCCACCCTAGGCGATATCAAACACATACCCTCCGaaccgcccacgcccgcagACAACGAGATATCGGGGCTCCACAGCGCTGGGGCATCTTTTGCAAGATCGCCACCAATGAGCCGGCCACGCCTACCGCTCATGGCAACCTCCCATGCTTCCCCACCGATCTCCCCAAACGAGGTCTATCAGCGGAGTCTTCCGTCACCGCATTCGCTTCCGGCATCGAGTCCATATTACTACCAGGCGAACGGCGTTAGCCATCGACCCAGCGTCGAATATAGTACCAGTGGCACCGGCGAGACTCCCAGTACCGATCACTCAGCCTCGACGCCTGCTACCGTTGCATCTGTTGTGGATCGCATGAGTATTGATGGCATCACGAACCCGCCCCTCGGCATCTTCGTTTGCAGCTTTGCTGGCTGCAATGCCCCGCCCTTCCAAACGCAATATCTGCTCAACTCCCACGCCAATGTCCATTCTTCGGCGCGTCCGCACTACTGCCCAGTCAAAGGCTGCTCACGGAGCGAGGGTGGCAAGGGCTTTAAGCGCAAGAACGAGATGATACGGCATGGTCTGGTCCACGAGTCGCCGGGCTACGTTTGCCCATTTTGCCCGGACAGAGAGCATAAATATCCTCGGCCGGATAATTTGCAAAG GCATGTTCGGGTGCACCACGTGGACAAAGACAAAGACGATCCGCTGCTCCGGGAGGTACTGGCGCAGCGGCCAGATGGGCCTAACCGGGGCcggagaaggcgaggagTCCCTGCATAG
- a CDS encoding uncharacterized protein (COG:S~EggNog:ENOG503P1ZR) — protein MMTAARHQQHPPQLPVLSATDTFDPDEVVPRDSPLMQALRPKLELSPSPPPDIPPAQIRPDSGVAVLVSYLDNGRRPELARVAGAQALPDAEEDVGDDLLRRHSSPGPVESPRTRDIASGARPGMMGPTLQHMAADALQVVSKEPRCPPAPRETLDISASTRHLSISDDRPKNVAAYASSREQQRPPVRLNTEARSPPAMLTPASGELPPLQMDSPRSESNGQSLPSIRSTLGDIKHIPSEPPTPADNEISGLHSAGASFARSPPMSRPRLPLMATSHASPPISPNEVYQRSLPSPHSLPASSPYYYQANGVSHRPSVEYSTSGTGETPSTDHSASTPATVASVVDRMSIDGITNPPLGIFVCSFAGCNAPPFQTQYLLNSHANVHSSARPHYCPVKGCSRSEGGKGFKRKNEMIRHGLVHESPGYVCPFCPDREHKYPRPDNLQRWVIHARRPDRTKATLTGVAERVGMFGCTTWTKTKTIRCSGRYWRSGQMGLTGAGEGEESLHSNMATCYRVPRLSIFGSCIPAASARTLSDSMNRHNGRTTAERLESCPRRLYAHFFPIRT, from the exons ATGATGACGGCCGCTCGGCATCAGCAACATCCGCCACAGCTCCCAGTCCTCTCGGCCACCGACACCTTTGACCCCGATGAAGTAGTCCCCCGGGACAGTCCCCTCATGCAAGCCCTGCGTCCCAAACTCGAACTGTCGCCGAGTCCGCCGCCGGATATACCACCGGCCCAA ATCCGCCCTGATTCCGGagtcgccgtcctcgtgTCCTACTTGGACAATGGCCGCCGTCCGGAACTGGCACGGGTTGCTGGTGCTCAGGCCCTAccagacgccgaggaggatgtcGGTGACGACTTATTACGTCGTCATTCATCCCCAGGACCCGTCGAGTCGCCCCGGACCAGGGATATCGCCTCCGGAGCGAGACCTGGCATGATGGGTCCGACGCTGCAGCACATGGCCGCAGATGCGCTCCAGGTCGTATCTAAGGAGCCTCGGTGCCCTCCCGCGCCTCGAGAAACGCTGGACATATCGGCATCAACTCGTCACTTGTCCATCAGCGATGACCGACCCAAAAACGTCGCAGCTTACGCTTCATCCAGGGAACAACAAAGACCCCCTGTACGCTTAAACACAGAGGCCAGGTCGCCACCGGCAATGCTAACCCCTGCGAGCGGCGagcttcctcctctccaGATGGACTCCCCCAGGTCAGAGTCGAACGGACAGAGCTTGCCTTCTATCCGCTCCACCCTAGGCGATATCAAACACATACCCTCCGaaccgcccacgcccgcagACAACGAGATATCGGGGCTCCACAGCGCTGGGGCATCTTTTGCAAGATCGCCACCAATGAGCCGGCCACGCCTACCGCTCATGGCAACCTCCCATGCTTCCCCACCGATCTCCCCAAACGAGGTCTATCAGCGGAGTCTTCCGTCACCGCATTCGCTTCCGGCATCGAGTCCATATTACTACCAGGCGAACGGCGTTAGCCATCGACCCAGCGTCGAATATAGTACCAGTGGCACCGGCGAGACTCCCAGTACCGATCACTCAGCCTCGACGCCTGCTACCGTTGCATCTGTTGTGGATCGCATGAGTATTGATGGCATCACGAACCCGCCCCTCGGCATCTTCGTTTGCAGCTTTGCTGGCTGCAATGCCCCGCCCTTCCAAACGCAATATCTGCTCAACTCCCACGCCAATGTCCATTCTTCGGCGCGTCCGCACTACTGCCCAGTCAAAGGCTGCTCACGGAGCGAGGGTGGCAAGGGCTTTAAGCGCAAGAACGAGATGATACGGCATGGTCTGGTCCACGAGTCGCCGGGCTACGTTTGCCCATTTTGCCCGGACAGAGAGCATAAATATCCTCGGCCGGATAATTTGCAAAGGTGGGTGATCCACGCTCGCCGTCCGGATCGTACAAAGGCAACGCTAACTGGTGTGGCCGAACGCGTAGGCATGTTCGGGTGCACCACGTGGACAAAGACAAAGACGATCCGCTGCTCCGGGAGGTACTGGCGCAGCGGCCAGATGGGCCTAACCGGGGCcggagaaggcgaggagTCCCTGCATAGCAACATGGCTACCTGCTACCGCGTCCCGCGGCTCTCGATATTCGGATCTTGTATTCCTGCGGCTTCGGCGAGAACGCTCTCCGATTCCATGAACCGCCACAATGGACGAACCACAGCAGAACGGTTGGAGTCATGCCCGCGACGACTTTACGCCCATTTTTTCCCGATCAGGACGTGA
- the RIM13 gene encoding cysteine protease, variant 2 (EggNog:ENOG503NUCA~COG:O~COG:T~MEROPS:MER0005406), with amino-acid sequence MAAAGEASSKSDAARLRRRCRELIAHAEKLKARIAANAQPALPPQPTILRLASRLHGNEFPPWQSRPADDEFSLSPGATQFRDDAAFPLSATQAENFAGWKRPAEAFRLDLAHETVDESTLMQLPDRCDLVQDITTDCSVVASLSAATKVLVGKHAVLASIINPYDHEQGRPKLSPSGKYVLRMNFNGCARRVVIDDTLPASRTDRALFVVDRRNPHLLWPALLEKAYLKVRGGYDFPGSNSGTDLWVLTGWIPEQLFLQREDFDLDETWERIKAAHQSHDIVVTLGTGRISAEEEQFMGLIGEHCYAVEDLTLAADGGRLLLIKNPWCNAPLMAGTARDGSRGVEKDNTTWMAIEDVAQHFESMYLNWNPGLFAHRQDNHFAWDTPPKYLGGSVVRNPQFAFSSPTGGTVWVLVSRHFVDAELEIARNRHGTMAAVACQLGFMSILVFDNKGKRVQVSDGAMYRGPYVDSPQTLARLETAPGTQYTLVVDQHEFPLSSYTFTLSIFSHTELHVREAEESMSHFIDRTGSWGRRTAGGNPSCPTYHQNPQYKLSIDRTTPLSILLSTDSTDAHIHIDLVWARGERVSTIRVKDLVASSGEYRRGCAVADVPELEAGDYTMVCSTFDAGQIADFALRVASMVPVSVSPIAADGAGRLRTPLGAFRLSEGDEKSRVSLHASWLTRASVSVRSVLPPGAEEGGRQASPLMVRVSVVRGSGPAQETVAVSGNGEFQDPVTAVRTPDFDIDPATAQGAGLWLVVECIGTHHTAWAVDGEILSDSPVQVGAWEPF; translated from the exons ATGGCCGCGGCAGGCGAGGCCTCTAGCAAGTCGGATGCCGCTCGACTGAGACGGAGGTGTCGTGAGCTCATTGCCcacgccgagaagctcaaggctCGGATTGCTGCCAATGCCCAACCAGCCCTGCCGCCTCAGCCTACCATCTTGCGCCTCGCTTCGCGCCTTCATGGCAATGAATTTCCTCCCTGGCAATCCCGCCCTGCGGATGACGAATTTTCCCTGAGTCCTGGCGCCACCCAATTCAG AGATGACGCCGCGTTTCCGCTCTCGGCAACTCAGGCTGAGAACTTTGCTGGCTGGAAGAGGCCAGCGGAAGCGTTCCGGCTGGACCTCGCCCACGAGACTGTCGACGAGAGCACCCTGATGCAACTTCCAGATCGCTGTGACTTGGTCCAGGACATCACCACTGACTGTTCCGTCGTTGCCAGCCTATCGGCTGCCACTAAAGTCCTCGTGGGAAAGCACGCC GTACTTGCTTCTATTATCAACCCGTACGACCATGAGCAAGGCCGTCCGAAACTCTCGCCATCGGGTAAGTATGTGCTGCGAATGAATTTCAATGGCTGCGCTCGACGTGTCGTTATCGACGACACGCTCCCCGCATCGCGGACCGACCGGGCCCTCTTTGTGGTTGACAGGCGAAATCCTCATCTGTTGTGGCCGGCTTTGTTGGAAAAGGCCTATCTCAAAGTCAGAGGAGGTTATGATTTCCCTGGGAGCAACTCGGGGACTGACCTTTGGGTGCTCACCGGTTGGATACCAGAGCAGTTGTTTCTTCAACG CGAGGATTTCGATCTCGACGAGACGTGGGAGCGAATCAAAGCTGCCCACCAGTCCCATGACATTGTTGTGACGCTAGGCACCGGGCGGATTTCTGCCGAAGAGGAACAGTTCATGGGTCTTATTGGCGAGCATTGCTATGCTGTCGAGGACCTCACTCTCGCTGCCGACGGTGGCCGTCTTCTGCTCATCAAGAACCCTTGGTGCAACGCGCCACTCATGGCCGGGACGGCCCGGGACGGGAGCCGTGGAGTCGAGAAGGACAA CACAACGTGGATGGCCATCGAAGACGTGGCTCAGCACTTCGAGTCCATGTACCTCAACTGGAACCCTGGCCTCTTCGCCCATCGACAGGACAACCATTTCGCGTGGGACACGCCCCCCAAGTACTTGGGAGGATCTGTCGTGCGAAACCCACAGTTCGCcttctcctcgccgaccgGAGGCACTGTTTGGGTCTTGGTGAGCCGCCATTttgtcgatgccgagctAGAGATAGCTCGTAACCGACATggcaccatggccgcggtCGCTTGCCAGCTCGGCTTCATGagcatcctcgtcttcgacaACAAGGGAAAACGCGTGCAAGTCAGCGACGGGGCAATGTATCGTGGACCGTATGTCGACTCGCCGCAAACGCTGGCGCGCCTCGAGACAGCCCCCGGTACTCAGTacacgctcgtcgtcgatcaGCATGAGTTCCCCCTGTCCAGCTATACCTTCACCCTCTCCATATTCTCTCACACAGAGCTCCACGTCCGCGAGGCTGAGGAGAGCATGTCGCACTTCATTGACCGAACGGGGTCCTGGGGTCGGCGAACTGCCGGTGGCAACCCATCCTGCCCAACATATCATCAAAACCCACAGTACAAGCTGTCCATAGACAGGACGACTCCTTTATCAATTTTGCTGTCTACTGACAGCACGGATGCTCATATTCACATCGACTTGGTATGGGCGCGCGGGGAACGAGTGTCGACGATCCGTGTCAAGGACCTTGTCGCCTCCTCGGGTGAGTATCGGCGCGGgtgcgccgtggccgacgtgCCCGAGCTGGAGGCCGGCGACTACACCATGGTCTGCTCGACCTTTGACGCGGGCCAGATCGCAGACTTCGCCCTTCGCGTCGCGTCCATGGTGCCTGTGTCCGTCAGCCCCATCGCTGCCGACGGAGCCGGCAGGCTGCGGACTCCCCTGGGCGCCTTCCGCCTTTCCGAAGGAGACGAGAAGAGCCGCGTCTCCTTGCACGCATCTTGGCTGACGCGGGCCAGCGTGTCCGTCCGCAGCGTGCTGCCACCTGGCGCTGAGGAAGGCGGGAGGCAGGCCTCGCCCCTCATGGTTCGGGTCTCGGTCGTGCGAGGCTCCGGGCCGGCACAGGAGACGGTGGCCGTCTCGGGCAACGGCGAGTTTCAGGACCCTGTTACGGCTGTCCGCACACCCGACTTCGACATCGACCCAGCCACGGCGCAGGGCGCGGGCCTGTGGCTCGTTGTGGAGTGCATTGGCACCCACCACACGGCCTGGGCCGTAGACGGCGAGATCCTCAGCGACTCTCCCGTGCAGGTCGGCGCGTGGGAACCGTTTTGA
- the RIM13 gene encoding cysteine protease (EggNog:ENOG503NUCA~COG:O~COG:T~MEROPS:MER0005406) yields MERRAQAAEALLARSSGQDALTYAIRAAELYMAAAGEASSKSDAARLRRRCRELIAHAEKLKARIAANAQPALPPQPTILRLASRLHGNEFPPWQSRPADDEFSLSPGATQFRDDAAFPLSATQAENFAGWKRPAEAFRLDLAHETVDESTLMQLPDRCDLVQDITTDCSVVASLSAATKVLVGKHAVLASIINPYDHEQGRPKLSPSGKYVLRMNFNGCARRVVIDDTLPASRTDRALFVVDRRNPHLLWPALLEKAYLKVRGGYDFPGSNSGTDLWVLTGWIPEQLFLQREDFDLDETWERIKAAHQSHDIVVTLGTGRISAEEEQFMGLIGEHCYAVEDLTLAADGGRLLLIKNPWCNAPLMAGTARDGSRGVEKDNTTWMAIEDVAQHFESMYLNWNPGLFAHRQDNHFAWDTPPKYLGGSVVRNPQFAFSSPTGGTVWVLVSRHFVDAELEIARNRHGTMAAVACQLGFMSILVFDNKGKRVQVSDGAMYRGPYVDSPQTLARLETAPGTQYTLVVDQHEFPLSSYTFTLSIFSHTELHVREAEESMSHFIDRTGSWGRRTAGGNPSCPTYHQNPQYKLSIDRTTPLSILLSTDSTDAHIHIDLVWARGERVSTIRVKDLVASSGEYRRGCAVADVPELEAGDYTMVCSTFDAGQIADFALRVASMVPVSVSPIAADGAGRLRTPLGAFRLSEGDEKSRVSLHASWLTRASVSVRSVLPPGAEEGGRQASPLMVRVSVVRGSGPAQETVAVSGNGEFQDPVTAVRTPDFDIDPATAQGAGLWLVVECIGTHHTAWAVDGEILSDSPVQVGAWEPF; encoded by the exons ATGGAGCGGAGAGCACAG gccgccgaggccctcctTGCTCGCTCCAGTGGCCAAGATGCCTTGACGTATGCCATCCGTGCCGCCGAGCTGTATATGGCCGCGGCAGGCGAGGCCTCTAGCAAGTCGGATGCCGCTCGACTGAGACGGAGGTGTCGTGAGCTCATTGCCcacgccgagaagctcaaggctCGGATTGCTGCCAATGCCCAACCAGCCCTGCCGCCTCAGCCTACCATCTTGCGCCTCGCTTCGCGCCTTCATGGCAATGAATTTCCTCCCTGGCAATCCCGCCCTGCGGATGACGAATTTTCCCTGAGTCCTGGCGCCACCCAATTCAG AGATGACGCCGCGTTTCCGCTCTCGGCAACTCAGGCTGAGAACTTTGCTGGCTGGAAGAGGCCAGCGGAAGCGTTCCGGCTGGACCTCGCCCACGAGACTGTCGACGAGAGCACCCTGATGCAACTTCCAGATCGCTGTGACTTGGTCCAGGACATCACCACTGACTGTTCCGTCGTTGCCAGCCTATCGGCTGCCACTAAAGTCCTCGTGGGAAAGCACGCC GTACTTGCTTCTATTATCAACCCGTACGACCATGAGCAAGGCCGTCCGAAACTCTCGCCATCGGGTAAGTATGTGCTGCGAATGAATTTCAATGGCTGCGCTCGACGTGTCGTTATCGACGACACGCTCCCCGCATCGCGGACCGACCGGGCCCTCTTTGTGGTTGACAGGCGAAATCCTCATCTGTTGTGGCCGGCTTTGTTGGAAAAGGCCTATCTCAAAGTCAGAGGAGGTTATGATTTCCCTGGGAGCAACTCGGGGACTGACCTTTGGGTGCTCACCGGTTGGATACCAGAGCAGTTGTTTCTTCAACG CGAGGATTTCGATCTCGACGAGACGTGGGAGCGAATCAAAGCTGCCCACCAGTCCCATGACATTGTTGTGACGCTAGGCACCGGGCGGATTTCTGCCGAAGAGGAACAGTTCATGGGTCTTATTGGCGAGCATTGCTATGCTGTCGAGGACCTCACTCTCGCTGCCGACGGTGGCCGTCTTCTGCTCATCAAGAACCCTTGGTGCAACGCGCCACTCATGGCCGGGACGGCCCGGGACGGGAGCCGTGGAGTCGAGAAGGACAA CACAACGTGGATGGCCATCGAAGACGTGGCTCAGCACTTCGAGTCCATGTACCTCAACTGGAACCCTGGCCTCTTCGCCCATCGACAGGACAACCATTTCGCGTGGGACACGCCCCCCAAGTACTTGGGAGGATCTGTCGTGCGAAACCCACAGTTCGCcttctcctcgccgaccgGAGGCACTGTTTGGGTCTTGGTGAGCCGCCATTttgtcgatgccgagctAGAGATAGCTCGTAACCGACATggcaccatggccgcggtCGCTTGCCAGCTCGGCTTCATGagcatcctcgtcttcgacaACAAGGGAAAACGCGTGCAAGTCAGCGACGGGGCAATGTATCGTGGACCGTATGTCGACTCGCCGCAAACGCTGGCGCGCCTCGAGACAGCCCCCGGTACTCAGTacacgctcgtcgtcgatcaGCATGAGTTCCCCCTGTCCAGCTATACCTTCACCCTCTCCATATTCTCTCACACAGAGCTCCACGTCCGCGAGGCTGAGGAGAGCATGTCGCACTTCATTGACCGAACGGGGTCCTGGGGTCGGCGAACTGCCGGTGGCAACCCATCCTGCCCAACATATCATCAAAACCCACAGTACAAGCTGTCCATAGACAGGACGACTCCTTTATCAATTTTGCTGTCTACTGACAGCACGGATGCTCATATTCACATCGACTTGGTATGGGCGCGCGGGGAACGAGTGTCGACGATCCGTGTCAAGGACCTTGTCGCCTCCTCGGGTGAGTATCGGCGCGGgtgcgccgtggccgacgtgCCCGAGCTGGAGGCCGGCGACTACACCATGGTCTGCTCGACCTTTGACGCGGGCCAGATCGCAGACTTCGCCCTTCGCGTCGCGTCCATGGTGCCTGTGTCCGTCAGCCCCATCGCTGCCGACGGAGCCGGCAGGCTGCGGACTCCCCTGGGCGCCTTCCGCCTTTCCGAAGGAGACGAGAAGAGCCGCGTCTCCTTGCACGCATCTTGGCTGACGCGGGCCAGCGTGTCCGTCCGCAGCGTGCTGCCACCTGGCGCTGAGGAAGGCGGGAGGCAGGCCTCGCCCCTCATGGTTCGGGTCTCGGTCGTGCGAGGCTCCGGGCCGGCACAGGAGACGGTGGCCGTCTCGGGCAACGGCGAGTTTCAGGACCCTGTTACGGCTGTCCGCACACCCGACTTCGACATCGACCCAGCCACGGCGCAGGGCGCGGGCCTGTGGCTCGTTGTGGAGTGCATTGGCACCCACCACACGGCCTGGGCCGTAGACGGCGAGATCCTCAGCGACTCTCCCGTGCAGGTCGGCGCGTGGGAACCGTTTTGA